ATGACTTTCAATCTCAACTTCCTGCCAATTTACAGGTGAGTCCcatacaaacaataaatgatCTGTTTAAATACCCATGTTTATTAATTAGCTTTTAATCTTTGGATATGGAGATGGCCGTAAATACTAATCTCCTTAGTGATTGAAGTGTCATAGTCTGCTATATGTTGCTCCGTCAtccttttaaaagaaatgaaattaatgtcacactgatgttttttcagtGGAATTCAAACAAGAGAGTTTCCGATGAGGTTCAGCCTCAGTCATTTTAAATGGCACATGTAAAACTAAAGAATTTATTGGCTGCTTGTTTGCTTGCCTGGGCGTCTGCCTACATAGTTAACACGACAGCTAAGTCATAAAAAAGAGAACATTTATGTGTTTGCACAGGGATGTAGCGACTGTTCAAGCTGCCATAATAAGTTGTGAGTGTGACTTTTTAATAACTTCCAACTGTACCTCTCGGCAGATCACACCAACTTTTACAGTCACTCTGGGAAATCAGCTCTTGTTGCTGGCCGGGGTCGGTCACACAAGGAGGGCCGTCAGCCTCCAGAGGATGGCTGCGACGGTTCTTGCTGCTGAAGCTGGTGACGGTGCTGCTGTTCCCACATGGAGCAGGCGTTCATCTGCTGTTGGGATGCATGTTGAGCCTGcgtgctctgctgctgctccgctcCCCTAACATCTCCACCAAGCCCTCCAACGTGTTCCTGGGCCAGCTGGCACTCTGCGACGGGCTGGTCCTGCTGCAGTGGGCCCTGTGGCTCGGAGCAACGCTGGCCTGTTGGATGGGGGAGGGTGAGATGGGCCTCATGAAGACGAAGGAATCGGTTTGGTGGAGGGAGGCTGTGAGTGTGCTCTGTCAGCAGCTGCTCGACGCGCACCACCTGgcctctctgctcctgctgGGCCTGCTGGGGCTGGAGGCCACACTAGTGTCACACTGGCCACAGCAGACTCGGAACCTCAGGACTTCTCACTGGGCTCAGCTCAGCTGTGGCCTGGTCTGGGTACTTGTGCTGCTAGAACTCATGATGTCACTACCCTATGAGTTTTTACAGTTCTTCAACCTTCACATTTACTCCTCAACACGTCAAGACTCTCAAAATGCACATGTGGGTTTAATGCCTCCGTCCTCCCTGCCTGCTTTCTCCCCCTTGCTGAGGAGGACGTTATGGCTGATCAATCTATGGTTACATTATGCGTTCTTCTGTAGTAAaccacagaggagaaagagctCCTTTCAttgaaacaacacacaactgTCTGGTATCTGCTactttaatacatttcatttataaaaataaatgaatgtttcgTGGATATCATGGgaaagatatttatatatggGCCTTACAATGAAGCAATTGAAACTGTGTTTACAGGTGGCTATAACATCACACaaagtgacagtgtgtgttaaTGCACTTTCGGGGGGGGgttatgtatttttctctctatttattgataaagtaaaagatgaatttgtttttcaatatacttcaaataaactttaatgaaattgaaatgaaagggaatgtttttaatgaaaaaaattgaataaaaatattgtgaaaataaaatgatagtGTCACAATATTGTGTGCCTGTGCCTGGTTTCGACCCTTGTGGGTCCTCTTCAGGCCTGTAGGCACAtttaagaaaagcaaaaaatgtCTTGGCTGCAGGTCTGATCAGAGATGGCCTTTCCTGTACGATGGTCCGAGCAAGAATGAGCTGAGGGAGCTGTTTGTTCTCCTATTTATACCCTCCCCCTGTGAGTTAAGCTTAATTTTCCCATTAAGTTTCGATTTTGGCCGAGTTGGGTTTCTGTCTCTATTGTTCACTTTTTTGATCCTTCCCAATCCTTTATATTTATGAATTGtgagtgtttatttatatatttataactgCGCTGGTTTGTAGCTAATTATGAAGACATTTATTAAACAgaatatgtattatttatttaataattcataCATTGCTTGTGATCATCATGGTTAGAGTTAGGATTAAATATCAGGGTATGGGTTAGAGGTCAAGGGTTATGGGTTAGGGCAGGCATGGgagtggttaaggttagggttaaaggtcaaagcTAGGGTTAGTACAGGGGTAGGATCTTCTGGGCTGGATCATCCCTGTTGATATATAATTTTTGGTCTCACTAATATTTGTTTtccacatttaatatttaatatttccacATATTTAGGAAATATGAGATACACAGGGTTATGAATTTTTGTTAAATtttgaaaatacttttgttGCATTTATTACATATGTATTATGATTTACAGAAAATATCCGataaaaatattactttttGAGTGATATATGTGTATAAGTTTGGCATTAACTAAGAAATCTTtaaaattcttcttctttttttaggCTGAGATGACTTGATGGTTTTGATTATATTCCCTGATATTCCCCGATTCTCTATTATGGTCCGAAAAATATTGTTCAAGTTTGTGATTGAGTATCATGGTCACAGTCGAAATAACCTCTTTTCCGTAGGGCCCCAAATAATATTCTAACTGCCTTTCTGAAATCGTCATCCCTCGATTGAGATTTCACCAGGCCTTTGTAAGTATGCCTTGGATGAAAACCTGTCTTGAATAACAATGAATGTGTATCCGTATCCTTAACGTAAACTTTTATATCCAATTTCTGAGTTTGTCCGTATGTCAGTCCGGGggctagggttagggttaggttagaaGGAGACTTCATCTTACCCAGGATATGCTCATAGCTTCATTTAACCTAACTGTATTCCGAAGCTGATTGTCAATTGTCTTAGTTTTCTTATACAGCTACGAAATGTTAAATATgagggacaaataaagtttataaatatatatatatataaaatatatttatatgatatgAGAAGAAACACTGATATCTGCTGATCTGGTCGTAAAAAAGCAACATCCAAAAGTGACATTCAACAGTGACCTGAAAATGATCATATAACTAGAAATTGTAAATTTGCACGGTGTAAATGAATCCATTTCAATCGAACAACAAACATGTAGTATTATAAATACAGGAGGCCTAGATGTTCTGTGAATTGTAGCTCTGTGTTGCATTTTCAAGCCAAAGTTTCCTCTGTTTGCATTTGTGATGCTTTAGAAGCTGATCTCACATTTCAACATCGGGAGATTATGATCTGTTTTGGAtcataaacacatttctgtccACTGCTTGATGTGGAACACAACCCCGGCTGTTAATGTAAAACACTAATGAACAAAATGTTTGCAGAACAACATCAACATCTCAAGTAGAATTTAATGTTATGTTGATCCTTACACTCTCTAATgttattgtgtttgtatgtcaTGTTGCCGACTAATTGCTAAAAAATGTCCCTGTTTACTTTTTTTGCAGTGAGTCATTTTTACAGCAAAATTGATGTGTAGTATAATACAACAAGAGGgatgattcatttttttctgttaaatggaaactgctctggcttaatttgtttttaatgtctggCATCCACCTTGTCagctaccacacacacacacacacacacacacacacacacacacacacacacacacacacacacacacacacacacacacacacacacacacacacaaacacgtgcaagcacgcacacagacagaaacaggtcACAACATTTTCTGCACAACGCAAGTTTTAAACATGGGTCTCATAAAACAGCTGCTGTAAACAGAAAACGTGAAGGATGAAGATAACCACATCCCTCACCAcagcctctgctgcagaaatgtgaATTATTTGAAACAGATACAAAGGATAAACACCCCTGATATTATGTTACTGTGTACTCTATGTATGGTTTTAggttagaataaaataaagagtaAGTACTTTGTTGATGTAGGGTGAGCTGTGTCCAGCAGAGAGAAGCACAGAGCTATACAGATTCTCTGCCCTTTGAGGAACAAGTGGGAACTCTACACCAGGCTAATgagcgtgtatgtgtgtgtgtgtgcaactgcAAGTGTTCCTGGGAACTAATCAATGAAGGCCGGAAACCAAGAAACAACAGGGTGCAGAAGAACACTGAGGAACACTGGTGGCCACTTCTTTCCCATGATGCTCTCTGTTTGGCAGTGGTAGGTAGCACTGAGTGGGAGGTCAGACTctataacaacaacacaaaataacaacTGACCCTGTTTGTCCTCTTTAAGAAGTCAAGGTTCAAGTGTGCCCTTAATGAGAAAAGGTAAATAATTAGTTACAAAAAGTCAATAATGAGACGTAATAACATACGGTATGTCCTTCTGCCTTTATCCATGGTTCAACAGCGCCCCCATTAGACTGGGTGAGGTTTCAAATATTAGTATTCAGTGGTGAGATACACCATTTGCCTGGGACATGTAGTACTTCTTGTTTCCAGATGATGGCCACAGAATAACAACATCCTGATGTTCTACATTTACAAACCTCGTGTTCTAATGTAggtcttttttttcacagcacatATTTTGACTTTCAATGTTGCAAAAACTCAGAGGTTGCTAAAAGTGTCCATTTAAGCCTTGAGTGTGTAGCAATGAGCCATCGTGCATGGGGAATGTATACATTTGCACATGTGAACTAACTATCAGGAATATCCTTTCCAGTGTCCTCAACAAAGATGCATATAGACGCCCttgttggaaaataaatcagcaaCATCTCATTTCATGAAGCTGTAATTTCCCATAAAGTTTCCTGCAGGAAAGATCAAGGCAAAGTCTGAAAATAGTTCAACTAAATAATATTGAGAATTTCCCCTTtgtgtgatgttgatgtttgGGTGACTCTTGGCTACAGCTCTGGCAACACAAAGCCTCACTCTGCTTTTCCAATTAGAATAGAAGTAAATTCAATTATATAATTAGGTTATGCCAATCTTCCCCCCCAAGAAGACCATGTTAGGACTTGGACTGATCAAAACTGTGTCTGACTTTGAGCTGACTTTTTACTGTGAGTGCCCTGAGGCACTAAGTCCCATCAGCCCATTATATCATGGAGTCAAACAGCCAGCTCTGTGTGCACATACAGGCCAGGGTCAGTCTGTCTGCAGAGCTCATACATGGCTGCTCATGCTGCACCCCTCAGTGCGCTGGGGTAAACAGTCGCTGCTCGGCCTCAGGCTGCAGAGTGTCTGCGGGCTCCCTCTGCGGCCTCAGTCCCAGGCAGCAGCATAGATCTGGACTCTGCTCAGCCTTGGATGAGCTGGTCTATAATCAGGTCAGAGCAGAATGCTGGCTCGCAAGGACTAAGGTCCTAAGCtccagacataaacacacacacttaggaGACCCCACTGCTGTCATGTTAATATCAGTGTATAAAGCCTGTAAAGCCTGAGACGCCTGTGTTGTACTGGCCTCGCTGCTTTTGTGCAGATCTGTTGTCAGGGCAGAGGTATGTATGGCACGACGGGGCTGCCCCTAAACCCTCCTGGAGCCAGTGAATGAGAGGAtggacagaggcagagggaggaaagCTAAGGAAATACACTCATCATCGTATTAAAGAGAGAGCAGGACAGGGgagtggagggggagagggaggacgaAGATGAGGCAGGGGGGGTGCAGTAATGGGGTCTTTGTTCTGGTTGGTGTGACTCACAAAGCCTCGGCTGGGGCAGTGCAGCTTAGTTACCGTtaccaaacacagagaataaGGAgggacaagtgtgtgtgtgtgtgtgtgtgtgtgtgtgtgtgtgtgtgtgtgtgtgtgtgtgtgtgtgtgtgtgtgtgtgtgtgtgtgtgtgtgtgtgtgtctttgaggaCTGCAGGGGGGTTTCTGCAGCAATTAAACGTTATGGTTCATCTCTAAACATTTGGTTTTGTCTAACAGTTGTGAGCATGTACAAGAAAGCAAAACCTTCAGCCCTGACCCAAGTTTATCATCATAGTTGTGAAGAAGagtcatattttaaaatgttaggAGAAGTAAACATGGTTTTTTTTCGGGGGGGTGGGTTTAATTTGAAGATATTGGGGTTTCACCTTTGCATCAGTgtcaaaacaatgttttttttccctatCAAACTGGATATTTGTTCTTTCGTTTCTTTAGACTTAAAAACCTGGTGAACTATCGATTGCAGATCAAAAGAAGTAACTCAAAACACTGAAATGCTGAAAACTGTGGACATGTCATAAGGATTGATGATAGAATATGAAGATAgatgatgcatctccacttccttcctctatatccagaaatgaaaacaaaacatcctggatctaaacgctgccattttgcacaGATATCAAGATCCCGCCAATACagtcatgagtcagtctcagctgtcgatcatAACATTTCACATTTGATTATCAATTTTCCAGGAAAATTTGCACTTGGAGGAACATCAATGGGGTAAGCACTACCTTAAATGGTAGAAACCAATATATAAGAAAAATGCATATGACatgtaatttgactttttaattcggtccatgtcccatccacaatCATTAGGGAGGCACAGCTATACTGCTATAACACACAGCTATAACACCTATACTGCattcagccaccagggggcgatcagggCGCTTTCAAGTCTTGATATCGTCCATCTATGGGTATAATGTGAAAAAATTATCCTGTCCTCACTGCTGCTATTGTGGAGTGGTCAGCCTGCCAGACGCTACCCCTAAAGACCACTTCCCTTCTTTCAAGTGCTTCTCTCACTGttgctcacacgcacacacacacacacacacacacacacatacacacatacatacacacaaacacatgagtcCCATGCCAGCCTGAACACAATGGAAACCTGGCCAACACCGCCCTGTCACCCTGCTAAAAATAACTCTCTTGGTAGCCTCAGACATGAAGGTTGTATGGTAACAATAGTGTGACAGGACTTTGATGAGCTCCATGTTATTCTGAGGTATCAAGCACCACAGTTAAAATCACAATGTGGCTGCTGTAAGAGTCTGTGGCACAGACTCTTACAGCAGCTACTGGGTTATGTCGTCCCCGTTCTGAACTATAATTATAGCTTCTGTTTATATGAGCTTATTTTTTGCACCGCTGGGTTTATTTTAAAGTCTGATAACTGTTGGTCTGAGGCCAGTCACAGTCTTATGTCAGTTACTCACTGTGGGAAGCTCAGTTATTATTTGATACACATAAGCACTTAATATCAGAATAAATTGAATCAGACATAGGCTTTATAGTCTCTGATGATCTGTAAGTTGTTTTGTGTATCAGTATGTTTTTAGACTCACTTAAGGTTTTATGTAAACAATATTAAATGTCATAAGAGGCCGTATTAGAACCAGTGTCTCGGCTTTCTTGGCTAcacctttctcctctcttccattTTTCAACTATTTGATGTCTATACAGTCTTGAAGcctggaagagaaaagaaaagaacaaaagaacaaaGATGCATTGTGCACAATTCGAGAGAAACATCTCCATCTCCCCCTGTCACACAACTTATGCATCATGTAATTGATTTGATGGAAAAAGAGACAAGTCTAATCTCATACAGATCAGTAGTAGATAGCTATATAATCTTATTATTACAGTGTTCATGTCCATTGGAAGCAGGTGCCTGTTTCACATGTTCAGTAGCCGTACCAGCTGTTCACCCAGCAGCTCTTACATCctcattgttgtttgtctttgtcaacCAGTGAAGTTGCAgaataaatgatcaaaaatcTCCTCATCTGTTCCTGAGTTATGGTGTTTTTGCAGAACATCATGATATCAGAGAGAAGTTAAATGTTGATCTTTTAGAAATGAAAAGTCAATATCATTATATCCGAACATGTCTGGAAATAGTTTGTAATCAGAGCATTCATTATTGAGTTGTggcaaaaaacaacacatgttttgtgaggtcggaatgaccttgacctttgacttttgacCACGAAAATCGAATTAATTCATCTCTGAGTGTGATGTTGTGCAGAATTTCAGGGAATTCCCTCAAGACATTACCGCCATTCTCACTAGGCCAAAGACTTGTcttgtgaggtcacagcaaccttgacctttgaccttcaaaatctaatcagtccaAGTGAACCTTTgaacaaaatttgaagaaattcctctGAGGCCTTGAGATATGGTATTCACAAGAAGATGGACAACTGGAAAATATAATGCCTCTGGCTGCCATAACTGCAGAGGGATGAACGTGGATAGTGTGTGTGATTTTCACCATTTTGTCAGAACAAGAAAAAACTTGCACACAGGGAAACTGCTTTATTAAAACTGCGGCAACAATATTTAgcaaaatatattatattaagcTATTCAGGCAAGATAGTTTTTCCCACATTTAAGCTactaagaaaatataaataaggaGGGTCTTATTCAGCAtccccaccaccagcaccaaCATCCAGGTATATAAAGATGTACAACAggctctccaaaagtgaagccaaagggtcTTGATTGTCATCTGTCAGCTAGTCATAAATCCGTCATaaatgttggtggatgggacatagaccaatATAAAAAGTCAACATACTCGTCCAATACATATTATCTTATGTATCATATCTTTGCATAAAGTCTTTATCCTGCTCAGCAACAATACTCGATTAAAGAAATCTGGGGGAGAGGTTGTACTTTTCCCCAAATTTAAGGAGGTCCTTcgaagaaaatataaataggGAGGGTCTTGTTTATTGAATTAAGTGTAAAATTTAACACCCTGAACACCACCAACCAATAATTTTCATACAGTCCCTTACAAAGGGCCTGACTAAAATGTCTCTGAATGTATCTGAAATGTGAATGGAAAAAGTATAAAGTATGGAAATACTCATAATTATAGCTAGTAATTATGAATAATGATATTTATACTTATAAGTATttgaaagttgttgttttttactcaaATGCAGTATTTGTTCAAAGTGGATTCAGTGACATAACAGCAGAGATGTCTCTTATATCTCAGGGAATATAGTGCGAgtcccctccacctcctctgttcCCCCTTCACaccccctccttcccctctcaCCAGTGGAGCTGCTATTGTCTCGTTTCCTGCCCAGCTCTCTGCACATTTCACACGCACGCTCCTGAGTGTGGGAGCGAGCAGGCGGTGCGCTGCGGTCCCTGCGCGTTTGGCGGATTAATGGAAGGAAGAGACTCGCAGCCCCGCAGCAGGACGCgctgcagctccagcttcaAACTGCCCCGTTGGCTTTTGGATCCGGAGAGATGAGAAGTTCGGCTTGAAGGACACCGAGTCCTGTGACAGCCGCTGCTGTGAGACTGACACACATCAGGctccaggaggagctgagctgtCACCATCCACTCAGCTGTAAGTTTGTCTCCGTACAGTTTGATATTGTGTTGATCTGACCCGAAACACGGTGTGTAACTTTTGAGCTGCCTCCTCCCGCACGAGGGGAAACAAACATGCTGCTCTGTACCCACAGCTTCTGACTCCACAACATGTCATCGTGTAAAACCAGATGTCACCTGTTACAGCTGACACACAGTCAACCCTTTTGTCCTTGGGGTCAATTTGTCCCCATtcaatgtttaatgtttctATTTGCTTCAGAGTTGATGACTTTTACGAATTTAATGGGGACAACTAGGTACACATTAAATTAACATGATTATGTATTGGCAATGTCCTGTGCACATAGTGTGGGTGTCAGTGTTCTGTGGGGTCGAATTGACCCCAGGCTGTTTTAGctgtataaaacacatttcttttagaTGTTAAGGATGATATTGAGGTCACTATAACATGTACATTTATAATCTTTAAACTACGCATCTACAAGCTTATTTTCTGTgtccaacaacacaaacagccttCAGTATAGACTAATGCAGCTTACTACACACATTAGAAGACCTTATTATAGTGTGCTGAGTGAATCACAGCATAATCACAACATGTACGCCGAGACAAAAAggggacatttgtttttgtcataagatttgaacattttaagtGGTATTGTAGATTTAACATATATCACAAGGATTTTAACTAATGCGGTTGTGATCATAAAACAATGCAAACCACCTTCACTGTCACACAAGACCAAGAAATTATGGTGTGGCACCAAAGGTTCCATCAACACcgacattttattttcagtcttaacaaatattttgaatttttcttAGCAATAGATATGATATGATTCATTCAAAAATCAAagctcaaaaacaaaaaaactttcttGGGTATTAATATTGATTTTTGATTCATTATTTGGTTTAAAGGGAAAATTACCATAATGTTTTCTCAGATCTCAAGGtgacatctgtgtttttgttatgtttgacCAACAATCCTTCCAAGTCCGTTAAAAgatatagaatataaaatacaaaacacgaTCAT
The Hippoglossus stenolepis isolate QCI-W04-F060 chromosome 7, HSTE1.2, whole genome shotgun sequence genome window above contains:
- the LOC118112429 gene encoding uncharacterized protein LOC118112429, whose product is MTFNLNFLPIYRSHQLLQSLWEISSCCWPGSVTQGGPSASRGWLRRFLLLKLVTVLLFPHGAGVHLLLGCMLSLRALLLLRSPNISTKPSNVFLGQLALCDGLVLLQWALWLGATLACWMGEGEMGLMKTKESVWWREAVSVLCQQLLDAHHLASLLLLGLLGLEATLVSHWPQQTRNLRTSHWAQLSCGLVWVLVLLELMMSLPYEFLQFFNLHIYSSTRQDSQNAHVGLMPPSSLPAFSPLLRRTLWLINLWLHYAFFCSKPQRRKSSFH